Proteins encoded by one window of Mustelus asterias chromosome 9, sMusAst1.hap1.1, whole genome shotgun sequence:
- the LOC144498557 gene encoding twinfilin-1-like produces the protein MSHLTGIPASEELKDIFARARNGEFCVLKIVIENEQLKVGASRESVASWDQEYDSCILPLLEEQQPAYILYRLDTMNAQGFQWLFIAWSPDLSPVRQKMLYAATRATLKKEFGGSHIKDELFGTVREDVSFSGYRKHLVSQDDPAPLTAAEEELQQIKMEEGKTEISIEAKQPTLQGLAFPIQEDAIEALDKLRNKQLSYIQLKIDFDQETITLADTTHTEIGDLPKRVPKDSARYHFFLYKHSHEGDYLESIVFIYSMPGYTCSIRERMLYSSCKSPLIDMVEKQVALEIAKKIEIDDGNELTADYLYEEVHPKQHAHRQIFAKPKGPAGKRGIKRLIRRPPEPEKTD, from the exons CTTCAGAAGAGTTAAAGGATATCTTTGCCAGAGCCAGGAATGGAGAATTCTGTGTTTTGAAAATTGTGATTGAAAACG AACAGCTGAAGGTGGGTGCTTCCAGAGAATCAGTTGCCAGCTGGGACCAGGAGTACGATTCATGCATCCTCCCTCTCCTGGAGGAGCAGCAACCTGCGTATATCTTGTATCGATTGGACACCATGAACGCTCAGGGATTTCAATGGCTCTTTATTGCCTGGTCACCTGACCTTTCACCA GTTCGACAAAAGATGTTATATGCAGCAACAAGAGCAACGTTGAAGAAGGAATTTGGGGGTAGCCACATCAAAGATGAACTCTTTGGGACAGTGAGG GAGGATGTTTCCTTTAGTGGTTACAGAAAACATCTTGTTTCACAAGATGATCCTGCCCCGCTAACTGCAGCTGAAGAGGAGCTACAGCAAATCAAAATGGAAGAG GGGAAAACTGAAATCAGTATAGAAGCTAAGCAGCCAACTTTGCAGGGATTAGCCTTTCCAATACAGGAAGATGCCATTGAAGCTCTGGATAAACTCAGGAACAAGCAGCTTAGCTACATACAACTT AAAATAGACTTTGATCAAGAAACTATAACATTGGCAGATACAACCCATACGGAAATAGGAGATTTACCAAAGCGTGTACCAAAGGATTCTGCCCGTTATCATTTCTTCCTCTATAAGCACTCTCATGAAGGAGACTATTTGGAGTCTATAG TCTTTATTTACTCTATGCCTGGCTACACATGTAGTATTCGAGAGCGAATGTTATACTCCAGTTGTAAGAGTCCCTTGATTGACATGGTGGAAAAACAAGTAGCTCTGGAAATAGCTAAGAAG ATTGAAATTGATGATGGCAATGAACTGACTGCTGATTATTTGTATGAAGAGGTTCACCCAAAGCAGCATGCACATAGGCAGATCTTTGCCAAACCAAAGGGTCCTGCAGGCAAGAGGGGAATAAAACGATTAATACGGAGGCCACCAGAACCTGAGAAAACTGACTAA